One genomic region from Spirosoma sp. KCTC 42546 encodes:
- a CDS encoding Dabb family protein, with translation MKEQSRRSFVKNSVAAGLGAGLPVIDSAPKEMFVHHVFFYLKNAGSEADKAKLLEGLNKLAKCPTIKMVHIGTPAGTTRAVIERTYTYSWLCFFDSPEDEEAYQKHPIHDDFRNNYSTLWEKVVIFDSVGPKR, from the coding sequence ATGAAAGAGCAATCACGAAGAAGTTTTGTTAAAAATAGCGTTGCAGCCGGACTAGGTGCCGGATTGCCAGTCATCGACTCAGCCCCTAAAGAAATGTTTGTTCACCACGTATTTTTCTACCTTAAAAACGCTGGCAGTGAAGCGGATAAAGCCAAATTGCTGGAAGGTTTAAACAAACTGGCCAAATGCCCCACCATCAAAATGGTGCATATTGGTACACCCGCTGGCACAACCCGAGCTGTTATTGAGCGGACATACACCTACTCCTGGCTATGCTTTTTCGATAGTCCTGAAGATGAAGAAGCCTATCAGAAACACCCTATCCACGACGACTTCCGGAACAACTATTCCACACTATGGGAGAAAGTAGTCATCTTCGATTCGGTTGGACCAAAGCGGTAA
- a CDS encoding adenosine deaminase: MVSRILICLGLFFYNTAAFSQPVNDYFEKIRNNHALLTAFFSQMPKGGDLHHHYNGSIYAETFIDYAIKNDLFINKKTLKVSDKQPVDGDWVNFSTLKKEGTLPDYKQKLFQKWSVKDYNYVDYPSDKLFFETFSNFGLISRAEVDKGLLELKNRAKKENVSYIETIFVGVPCALSVNDLVGSVRILRDQQARQDTTACLKLLDSLYTTIKGRGVRECALTFNNEVLKPLHTSLRIDDAKFTMRYQSYVIRTIEPVDLFKSMIAAFESAATSPLVVGVNIAAPEDNDVALNDYWLHMVMFNYCHAKYPNVKITLHAGELTLGLVKPEELTWHINSAVYLAGANRIGHGVDIAYEANCYDLLRYMNQHKIAVEINLFSNEFILKVKEDKHPITLYNEFGVPIVICTDDAGILRTNLTDQFVLLAKRYKQISYADIKKFVFNSIDYSFIKEETVRKALRADLTQRFSKFEKSIPTAKR; this comes from the coding sequence ATGGTTTCAAGAATTCTTATTTGTTTGGGGTTATTTTTTTACAATACAGCCGCTTTTTCACAGCCTGTAAATGACTATTTTGAGAAGATACGCAACAACCATGCTTTATTAACAGCTTTCTTTTCGCAAATGCCCAAAGGTGGCGATTTACATCACCATTATAATGGATCAATCTATGCCGAAACATTTATTGACTATGCCATAAAAAACGATTTATTTATCAACAAGAAAACACTTAAAGTTTCTGACAAACAACCAGTAGATGGTGATTGGGTTAATTTTTCTACCCTAAAGAAAGAAGGCACCTTACCTGACTATAAACAGAAACTATTTCAGAAATGGTCAGTAAAGGATTATAACTATGTGGATTACCCGTCTGACAAATTATTTTTCGAAACATTTTCAAACTTCGGACTTATCAGCCGAGCCGAAGTCGATAAAGGGCTGCTGGAACTTAAAAATCGGGCAAAGAAAGAAAACGTTAGCTACATAGAAACCATTTTTGTTGGTGTTCCCTGTGCGCTATCAGTAAATGATCTGGTGGGCTCAGTAAGAATATTACGGGATCAGCAGGCAAGGCAGGATACAACTGCCTGTTTGAAGTTATTAGATTCTCTTTATACAACAATTAAGGGAAGAGGTGTGCGTGAGTGCGCCCTAACCTTTAACAATGAAGTACTTAAGCCCTTACACACGAGCTTAAGGATCGATGACGCAAAATTTACGATGCGCTATCAAAGCTACGTTATACGCACCATCGAACCTGTCGACTTATTTAAAAGCATGATTGCCGCCTTTGAATCCGCTGCCACTAGTCCGCTGGTAGTTGGCGTAAATATTGCCGCTCCAGAAGATAATGACGTAGCCCTAAACGACTATTGGTTACACATGGTTATGTTTAACTATTGCCACGCTAAATACCCTAACGTAAAAATCACATTACATGCAGGCGAGTTGACGTTGGGCTTAGTAAAACCGGAAGAATTAACCTGGCATATCAATTCGGCAGTTTATTTAGCTGGGGCGAATCGAATTGGTCACGGTGTCGATATAGCCTACGAAGCCAATTGCTATGACCTGCTTCGGTATATGAATCAACATAAAATAGCCGTAGAAATTAATTTATTTAGTAATGAATTTATTCTGAAAGTAAAAGAGGATAAACATCCAATTACATTATACAACGAGTTTGGAGTTCCTATCGTTATTTGCACGGATGATGCGGGTATTTTGAGAACAAATCTTACGGATCAATTCGTACTTTTAGCGAAACGATACAAACAAATTTCCTACGCCGATATTAAAAAATTTGTATTTAATAGCATTGACTATAGTTTTATCAAAGAGGAAACAGTACGAAAAGCATTACGGGCAGATTTGACGCAACGATTTAGCAAATTCGAGAAATCCATACCCACTGCCAAGCGGTAG
- a CDS encoding bifunctional precorrin-2 dehydrogenase/sirohydrochlorin ferrochelatase: MNTLFPIFVKAENLHMLIVGGGYVGLEKLTALLGNSPETRVTLVAPEIRDEIWEMARQSPKVQLIQEPYHEIYLSDIDLVIAGTNDKAVNKQVQADCKIRRILVNVADTPDLCDFYLSSVVKKGDLKIAISTNGKSPTFAKRFREVLEEILPDSLQETLDNLTAIRNQLKGDFVQKMEKLNEITRVLR, encoded by the coding sequence ATGAATACCCTCTTCCCTATTTTCGTTAAAGCCGAAAACCTGCATATGCTTATTGTGGGTGGTGGTTATGTTGGCCTGGAAAAACTCACGGCGCTGCTGGGTAATTCGCCAGAGACGCGGGTTACGCTTGTAGCCCCTGAGATACGGGACGAAATTTGGGAGATGGCTCGCCAGAGTCCAAAAGTGCAACTGATCCAGGAGCCCTACCACGAGATCTATTTATCAGACATTGATTTAGTCATTGCCGGAACTAACGACAAAGCAGTTAATAAGCAGGTACAGGCTGATTGCAAAATCCGGCGAATTCTGGTCAATGTAGCCGACACGCCCGATTTATGCGATTTCTACCTAAGTTCAGTTGTCAAAAAAGGCGACTTAAAAATTGCCATTTCAACCAACGGCAAATCGCCGACCTTCGCCAAACGATTCCGCGAGGTTCTGGAAGAGATTCTACCCGATAGCTTACAGGAAACACTAGATAACCTGACAGCCATCCGCAACCAGCTCAAAGGTGATTTTGTCCAGAAAATGGAGAAACTAAACGAGATCACCAGGGTGTTGCGCTAA
- a CDS encoding MFS transporter, giving the protein MSVSPVSAATTSSPNKWIILGTIMFGTFMSTLDSSIVNIALPTIRRELHAGDSVEWIVLCYLLTTTSTLLIMGKLSDWVGRRQLYITGFCVFVLGSLLCGLAWNLWSLVGFRVLQGLGASMIYAIGPAIIGDAFSPKERGQALGLMGSVVAAGSSAGPVIGGLLLGKFGWSSIFFVNVPIGLIAIWRAWTILPESPKVVNQRFDLVGAGLFLIGVTTLLTGLDFGPEPQYGWNHSLVVGLLSVGAVLLMLFLFWEMRVSEPMLRLSLFRIRPYTSAILAAFFGFVASGGNLFVIPFFLQQLLGLNPGQAGLVLLAGPLTLSVVAPLGGYLSSRVSTRWLSSAGLLIAACGYFAFSFLDVSWDWKDVIWRSSMVSLGFGLFQSPNSSSALNAAPLEQRGIASSMIAFMRNLGFVVGIALAAAVWYSTRNRYALAHDVMPETTVAQLLGMHYAYLIMAGLVLTGALISFTRGKTPQPSSPVAVPEM; this is encoded by the coding sequence GTGTCAGTATCGCCAGTCTCAGCGGCCACTACATCTTCACCCAATAAATGGATTATTCTGGGTACGATTATGTTCGGCACGTTCATGTCAACGCTCGATAGTAGTATTGTCAATATTGCGTTACCGACCATCCGCCGGGAATTGCATGCGGGAGACAGTGTGGAATGGATCGTGTTATGCTACCTCCTGACAACCACCAGTACGTTGCTCATTATGGGTAAATTATCTGACTGGGTGGGTCGCCGACAACTATACATTACTGGTTTCTGCGTCTTTGTACTAGGCTCGTTACTTTGCGGTCTGGCCTGGAATCTTTGGTCGCTGGTGGGGTTTCGGGTGTTACAGGGACTGGGTGCTTCTATGATTTACGCTATCGGTCCAGCCATCATCGGCGATGCATTTTCGCCGAAGGAGCGAGGACAGGCCTTGGGTCTTATGGGCTCGGTAGTAGCTGCGGGTTCCAGTGCAGGGCCGGTGATTGGCGGACTTTTACTGGGTAAATTCGGCTGGTCGAGCATCTTTTTTGTGAACGTACCCATTGGGTTGATCGCGATCTGGCGGGCCTGGACCATCCTCCCGGAAAGTCCGAAGGTAGTCAATCAACGTTTCGATCTGGTAGGAGCGGGGTTATTCCTGATCGGTGTAACCACTTTGCTGACGGGTCTGGATTTTGGCCCTGAACCCCAATACGGATGGAATCACTCACTTGTTGTTGGATTGCTTTCCGTTGGGGCGGTTCTGTTGATGCTTTTTCTTTTTTGGGAAATGCGCGTTAGCGAACCGATGTTACGACTAAGCCTGTTCCGTATCCGGCCCTATACATCCGCTATTCTGGCTGCCTTTTTTGGGTTTGTGGCCTCTGGTGGTAATCTGTTTGTTATTCCGTTCTTTTTGCAACAGTTGTTAGGCCTGAATCCGGGGCAAGCGGGATTGGTCTTGTTGGCAGGACCTTTAACCCTCAGTGTTGTGGCCCCCTTGGGTGGTTATTTGTCTAGTCGGGTTAGCACCCGCTGGTTATCCAGCGCAGGTTTGTTGATTGCTGCCTGTGGGTATTTCGCCTTTTCGTTCCTGGATGTCAGTTGGGATTGGAAAGACGTAATCTGGCGGAGCTCGATGGTTAGTCTGGGTTTTGGCTTGTTTCAGTCACCCAATAGTAGTAGTGCCCTTAATGCGGCACCCCTTGAGCAACGGGGAATTGCGAGCAGTATGATTGCCTTCATGCGCAATCTGGGCTTCGTGGTTGGCATTGCCTTAGCAGCCGCCGTGTGGTACAGTACCCGCAACCGCTACGCGTTGGCGCATGATGTAATGCCAGAAACAACCGTTGCTCAGCTACTTGGCATGCACTACGCTTACCTGATCATGGCTGGTTTGGTGCTAACCGGAGCCCTTATTTCGTTCACCCGAGGGAAAACGCCACAACCTTCATCGCCGGTTGCTGTACCGGAAATGTAG
- a CDS encoding YrdB family protein, with protein MQLLKGLNQIVYFLIELSMLGAFGYVGFHSSQHPYGKYVLAIGLPIAAATLWGIFAAPRSAYRLEFPYRTLFALTLFGLAFLLLYRTGYPRLAITLAVVALTSELIALSLKQ; from the coding sequence ATGCAACTACTCAAAGGACTTAACCAGATCGTCTACTTTTTGATTGAACTCAGCATGTTAGGGGCCTTTGGCTATGTTGGTTTTCATAGTAGCCAGCATCCTTATGGAAAGTACGTATTGGCTATTGGACTTCCGATAGCCGCGGCTACCTTGTGGGGAATTTTTGCAGCCCCTCGCTCTGCTTACCGGCTGGAGTTTCCGTATCGCACGCTATTTGCGTTAACACTTTTTGGCCTTGCTTTTCTTTTGTTATACCGAACGGGGTATCCACGTCTGGCAATCACATTAGCAGTTGTTGCGCTAACCAGTGAATTAATTGCTCTTTCATTAAAACAGTAA
- a CDS encoding NADPH-dependent FMN reductase, whose protein sequence is MHILAISGSLRAASTNTSILRAVAELAPPTVTVTLYNGLDNLPHFSPERDIDPAPEAVATLRNQLREADAVIICTPEYIHGMPGVLKNMLDWIASSGEFVYKPVGVISAGPSDTGGSRAHIALVHTMDVLTANLPEKASLSIPFVRTKLDVTGQVTDSILTQELRDVIDTLIEAVQNRSTIA, encoded by the coding sequence ATGCATATTCTCGCGATCTCCGGTAGCCTTCGGGCAGCCTCTACCAATACATCGATTTTACGGGCTGTTGCCGAACTAGCTCCCCCAACCGTAACCGTCACTTTGTACAACGGGCTCGATAATCTCCCCCATTTCAGCCCTGAGCGCGACATTGATCCGGCACCTGAAGCGGTAGCGACTCTACGCAACCAACTTCGGGAAGCCGATGCCGTGATTATCTGCACACCCGAATACATACACGGTATGCCCGGTGTTCTGAAAAACATGCTCGACTGGATTGCCTCGTCGGGTGAGTTTGTGTACAAACCCGTTGGTGTAATTAGTGCTGGCCCATCAGACACAGGTGGCTCTCGGGCACACATAGCACTCGTTCACACAATGGACGTGTTAACCGCGAACTTACCCGAAAAAGCATCACTCAGCATACCGTTTGTACGGACGAAGTTAGATGTAACTGGGCAGGTAACAGACTCGATTCTGACTCAGGAATTGCGCGATGTGATTGATACATTGATTGAAGCAGTCCAAAACCGAAGTACGATCGCCTAA
- the pgi gene encoding glucose-6-phosphate isomerase, with translation MLANHRFTDLPAYAHLQAHYDGLKDRHLRDLFAEDPERFTTFTRQFEEILLDFSKNRITAETLSLLVQLAEQAELKKAIGKMFSGDKINRTEDRAVLHIALRNRSNTPILVDGQDVMPDVNAVLDHMKSFTERIRSGEWKGYTGEAITDVVNIGIGGSDLGPVMVTEALKPYADDKKLRVHFVSNVDGVHIYETLQTVRPETTLFLIASKTFTTQETMTNAQTARQWFLDAAKDEVAIAKHFAALSTNQKDVEKFGIDPDNMFGFWDWVGGRYSLWSAIGLSIALYIGFDKFEELLEGAHAMDLHFHDTPLDQNLPVILGLVGIWYNNFFGAQTEAILPYDQYMHRFAAYFQQGDMESNGKSVDRAGHPIDYQTGPIIWGEPGTNGQHAFYQLIHQGTKLIPCDFLAPAISQRPIGEHHKILMANYFAQTEALMNGKTEIEAAEELRKTGKTEDEIKALTPFKMFSGNRPTNSILFKKLTPRTLGSLIAMYEHKIFTQGVIWDIFSFDQWGVELGKQLASRILPELQDDAPVSTHDSSTNGLMNAFKTMRTQ, from the coding sequence ATGCTCGCCAACCACCGATTTACCGACTTACCGGCTTATGCCCACCTGCAAGCTCACTACGATGGCCTGAAAGATCGCCATCTGCGCGACCTGTTTGCCGAAGATCCGGAGCGGTTTACAACCTTCACGCGCCAGTTTGAGGAAATTCTGCTCGATTTTTCAAAAAACCGCATTACTGCCGAAACACTTAGTCTGCTTGTTCAACTAGCGGAACAGGCTGAGCTAAAAAAAGCCATCGGCAAGATGTTTTCGGGCGACAAAATCAATCGGACAGAAGACCGGGCCGTGCTTCACATTGCTCTGCGCAATCGCTCCAATACACCGATTCTGGTAGATGGTCAGGATGTTATGCCTGATGTAAACGCGGTACTGGATCACATGAAATCATTCACCGAGCGGATACGGTCGGGCGAGTGGAAAGGCTACACCGGCGAAGCCATTACCGACGTCGTGAACATCGGCATTGGTGGCTCCGATCTGGGCCCCGTTATGGTAACCGAAGCCCTGAAGCCTTACGCCGATGATAAAAAATTACGGGTGCATTTCGTGTCGAACGTAGATGGTGTTCATATTTACGAAACCCTGCAAACCGTCCGGCCCGAAACGACGCTGTTCCTGATTGCATCGAAAACCTTCACCACGCAGGAAACCATGACCAACGCCCAAACGGCACGGCAGTGGTTTCTGGATGCCGCAAAAGACGAAGTCGCCATCGCGAAACACTTCGCAGCGCTTTCCACCAACCAGAAAGACGTTGAGAAATTCGGCATTGATCCCGATAATATGTTCGGCTTCTGGGATTGGGTTGGTGGCCGGTATTCGCTCTGGTCGGCCATTGGGCTCTCCATTGCGCTCTATATTGGCTTCGATAAATTTGAAGAATTGCTGGAGGGTGCCCATGCCATGGACCTCCATTTCCATGATACGCCACTTGATCAGAACCTTCCCGTGATTCTCGGTCTGGTGGGTATCTGGTACAATAACTTCTTTGGGGCGCAAACCGAGGCTATCCTTCCCTACGACCAATACATGCATCGCTTTGCTGCGTACTTCCAACAGGGCGATATGGAAAGTAACGGCAAATCGGTTGATCGGGCGGGCCATCCCATCGACTACCAAACCGGCCCGATTATCTGGGGCGAACCCGGCACCAATGGTCAGCATGCGTTTTACCAGCTAATTCATCAGGGCACCAAATTGATTCCCTGCGATTTTCTGGCTCCTGCCATTAGCCAGCGGCCTATCGGCGAACACCACAAAATTTTAATGGCTAATTATTTCGCACAAACGGAAGCATTGATGAACGGCAAAACAGAAATTGAAGCGGCCGAGGAATTACGCAAAACAGGCAAGACCGAAGACGAGATTAAAGCCCTGACCCCCTTCAAGATGTTTTCAGGAAATCGTCCTACGAATTCCATCCTGTTTAAGAAGCTGACACCTCGCACGCTCGGTAGCCTGATTGCCATGTACGAGCACAAAATCTTCACTCAGGGCGTAATCTGGGACATTTTCAGCTTCGATCAATGGGGTGTTGAACTGGGTAAACAATTAGCTAGCCGCATTCTGCCCGAGTTGCAGGATGATGCCCCCGTTAGCACGCACGACAGCTCGACAAACGGACTTATGAATGCATTCAAAACTATGCGAACGCAGTAG
- a CDS encoding DUF1569 domain-containing protein, translating to MKSLYTPDALAEVLSRIDKLQPTSKRQWGKMDVAQMLAHCTAALDVALGRTSPPRMFIGRILGPLIKPNFYNEKPFNKNGPTDKSFIVADQREFTSEKDKLVEGIKLFSVGGPTACTTHPHSFFGELTPNQWSVGMYKHLDHHLRQFGV from the coding sequence ATGAAAAGCCTATACACACCAGATGCCTTAGCCGAGGTGCTGAGCCGGATCGATAAGCTGCAGCCGACATCAAAACGGCAGTGGGGCAAAATGGACGTTGCCCAAATGCTGGCCCATTGTACGGCTGCTTTAGATGTAGCACTCGGGCGAACGTCTCCACCAAGAATGTTCATAGGCCGGATTCTAGGGCCTCTGATAAAACCAAATTTTTATAACGAGAAACCATTTAACAAAAATGGTCCGACTGATAAGAGCTTTATTGTTGCCGATCAACGCGAGTTTACAAGCGAAAAAGATAAGTTGGTGGAAGGTATTAAACTATTTTCAGTGGGTGGCCCAACTGCGTGTACGACCCACCCTCACTCGTTTTTTGGTGAACTAACACCCAATCAATGGAGCGTTGGCATGTATAAACATCTTGACCACCACTTAAGGCAATTTGGCGTTTAG
- a CDS encoding glycosyltransferase family 39 protein: protein MNQKLFYSLVLTGLGILFFIPFLGGVRLFDWDEINFAECAREMIAMGDYLHVHIDFKPFYEKPPLFFWLQSMMMNLFGINEFSARLPNAICGIITLVYLYHIGKKLHGHRFGLLWSLAYLGSVLPHLYFRSGIIDPFFNLFIFISLVNVIFASWKRERLGGAMTVPKSDWTYILLGGTVLGLAILTKGPVAYLIVGLVLLTYWMLNRFRWFITPLQFLAFTAAASAGSLLWYGLDIYLHGPTLVREFVAYSIRLFSTPDAGHVGFPGYHIIILLVGCFPASIFAIRAFGTLFIERNYQREFRRWMLILFWVVLVLFSIVQSKIVHYSSLCYFPLTYFAALTLLQLEDRKIQFNNWMRAGLLVIGGIYVAVIVGIPYLAHRMDIVKAAADQDAFTQGNLDAKIDWTGWEALPGVWLIIVLALALIWYNNREMARASLMLFIGMAVFITLTLWFFIGRIEGISQDAAMRFFERAQGQNVYVKTYGYHSYGPYFYTLKPPVTNPNYYNDEWLLRGRIDKDVLFIRHSSEQPTLLDSLPDVKKTGEENGFVFYRRKAK from the coding sequence ATGAATCAAAAACTTTTCTATTCGCTGGTACTGACTGGTTTGGGGATCTTATTCTTCATCCCGTTTTTGGGGGGTGTTCGATTATTTGACTGGGACGAGATCAATTTCGCCGAATGTGCCCGCGAGATGATTGCGATGGGCGACTACTTGCATGTTCATATTGATTTTAAGCCGTTTTACGAGAAGCCACCCTTGTTTTTCTGGCTCCAGTCTATGATGATGAACCTCTTCGGCATCAATGAGTTTTCGGCCCGCTTGCCGAATGCCATTTGTGGTATCATTACGCTGGTGTATCTCTATCATATCGGAAAGAAACTGCATGGGCATCGTTTCGGGCTGCTATGGTCGCTGGCGTATCTGGGATCTGTACTTCCTCATCTTTATTTCCGATCGGGCATAATCGACCCTTTTTTCAATCTATTCATTTTCATCAGCCTGGTCAACGTAATTTTTGCGTCCTGGAAACGCGAACGCCTGGGCGGTGCTATGACCGTACCCAAAAGCGACTGGACATATATTCTTCTGGGGGGCACAGTACTCGGTCTGGCTATCCTAACTAAAGGGCCGGTTGCTTATCTTATCGTAGGCCTAGTGCTTCTTACGTATTGGATGCTGAACCGTTTCCGGTGGTTCATTACACCGCTGCAATTTCTGGCATTTACGGCAGCCGCTTCGGCAGGGTCACTATTGTGGTATGGACTCGATATTTACCTGCACGGTCCAACACTGGTACGCGAATTTGTGGCGTATAGCATCCGGTTGTTCAGTACTCCCGATGCAGGCCATGTTGGTTTTCCGGGCTATCATATTATTATTTTACTGGTAGGTTGTTTCCCCGCATCGATATTCGCTATCCGGGCGTTTGGAACGCTGTTTATCGAGCGTAATTATCAGCGCGAGTTTCGCCGGTGGATGCTAATTCTGTTCTGGGTCGTGTTGGTTCTGTTCAGCATTGTGCAGTCGAAAATTGTGCATTACTCTTCGCTGTGCTATTTCCCCCTAACGTACTTTGCCGCGCTCACGCTTCTGCAACTGGAGGATCGGAAAATTCAGTTTAACAACTGGATGCGAGCTGGTTTGCTGGTGATTGGCGGCATTTACGTGGCCGTTATTGTTGGCATACCTTATCTGGCACACCGGATGGATATCGTAAAGGCAGCGGCCGATCAGGATGCGTTTACACAGGGTAATCTGGATGCCAAAATTGACTGGACGGGTTGGGAAGCGTTGCCGGGCGTATGGTTGATTATTGTTCTGGCGTTGGCCTTAATCTGGTATAACAACCGGGAAATGGCACGTGCTTCGCTGATGCTGTTCATTGGTATGGCGGTGTTCATAACCCTGACACTCTGGTTTTTCATTGGCCGGATTGAAGGAATTTCGCAGGATGCAGCCATGCGCTTTTTTGAACGGGCGCAGGGGCAAAATGTATACGTAAAAACCTATGGTTACCATAGCTACGGGCCTTATTTCTACACGCTCAAACCTCCTGTTACCAACCCCAATTACTACAATGATGAGTGGCTTTTGCGGGGACGGATCGACAAAGATGTGCTCTTCATTCGCCATTCTTCCGAGCAGCCAACCCTGCTCGATTCGCTACCTGATGTGAAGAAAACAGGCGAAGAAAACGGCTTTGTTTTTTACCGTAGAAAGGCGAAATAG
- a CDS encoding acetamidase/formamidase family protein: MKTSRRTFLHKTTRNGLALLSTGGLTANTLTKLTSGTDHTEKPASTSSAIKPDHVVRSLPENMVWGYFGADVPPVYKVKDGDVVEIQTVNPSGVSRTNPEEFYTKNNLPLDQHAQEVIAILKNVKPEPSGIRGHMLTGPVYIDGAQPGDSLEIRILDLTFPAGFGVNSVWPGGGGIPDDVKTRETFVYRYDAKRKMALLKEGVEIPLKPFMGVMALSPPADLGRQSSIPPNFFGGNLDIKHLIKGTTLHLPVSVPGGLFTTGDGHGAQGNGEVSGVAIETAINLTVKFIVHKGKTLKQPRAETPTHFIAVGLDKDLNKAMKNALSEACAFIKDELGFTFNEALSIASTGVDFEVSQVVDQTLGVHAMIPKSIFTKKKFDYWS, from the coding sequence ATGAAAACTTCACGACGAACTTTTTTACACAAAACCACCCGAAACGGGCTGGCCCTTCTCTCAACAGGTGGCTTAACTGCCAACACACTTACCAAACTAACTTCCGGCACGGACCATACCGAAAAGCCTGCGAGTACGTCATCCGCTATCAAACCCGATCATGTAGTTCGCTCATTACCCGAAAATATGGTCTGGGGATATTTTGGAGCCGATGTGCCGCCCGTCTATAAAGTGAAAGATGGAGATGTGGTTGAAATTCAGACGGTCAACCCATCGGGTGTGAGCCGGACTAATCCCGAAGAATTTTATACCAAAAATAACCTGCCGCTCGACCAACACGCCCAGGAGGTCATTGCGATTCTGAAGAACGTAAAACCCGAGCCGTCGGGCATTCGGGGACACATGCTCACTGGTCCCGTTTACATCGATGGTGCACAACCCGGCGACAGCCTTGAAATTCGTATCCTCGACCTGACGTTTCCGGCTGGCTTCGGCGTAAATAGTGTGTGGCCTGGAGGGGGCGGCATTCCCGATGACGTTAAGACCCGCGAAACGTTTGTGTATCGCTACGATGCAAAGCGAAAAATGGCCCTGCTTAAAGAAGGCGTCGAAATTCCGCTCAAGCCGTTTATGGGTGTTATGGCCTTATCACCCCCTGCCGACTTGGGCCGACAAAGCTCTATTCCCCCTAATTTTTTCGGTGGCAATCTGGATATTAAGCACTTAATAAAAGGCACAACGCTACACCTTCCGGTTTCTGTACCGGGTGGGCTATTCACGACGGGCGATGGCCATGGTGCACAGGGTAATGGTGAAGTGAGTGGTGTAGCTATCGAAACGGCCATTAACCTTACGGTTAAATTCATTGTCCATAAAGGCAAAACGCTGAAACAACCCCGTGCCGAAACGCCAACCCATTTCATTGCTGTTGGCCTGGATAAAGACCTGAACAAGGCTATGAAAAACGCTCTTTCCGAAGCCTGTGCGTTCATTAAAGATGAACTTGGCTTTACCTTCAACGAAGCGTTATCCATCGCCAGCACGGGTGTCGATTTTGAAGTGAGTCAGGTAGTGGACCAGACACTGGGCGTTCACGCCATGATCCCCAAGTCGATTTTCACGAAGAAGAAATTCGATTATTGGTCGTAA
- a CDS encoding outer membrane beta-barrel protein: protein MKKQFSLLAACLCGIGLANAQTTTPTYSTTSTPTNSSYSSSMTTDSTGSMNNSNSMNSNSSTTNGTYSTNTMATDGTTTTTSTETYSTDRPARTKAGDYKNFVFGIYAGLNSTKFKGESVNTGGDISGRIGYQAGFFVRGGGRLFGQIGGEYFASSSNYFTRGDGQSAASIQDQINIQYVQIPLYIGYKLLQSDRGLSAIRLQAGLEYANRISSSSGKFNLTNAEIKSGTFNALAQLGFDIGPLLIDLTYHHGLSDSIKNPTNGSTTTTGFAGSQRRILSASVGFKF, encoded by the coding sequence ATGAAAAAGCAATTCTCACTTCTGGCAGCTTGCCTATGTGGTATTGGCCTTGCGAATGCCCAGACCACAACTCCTACGTATTCGACAACGAGTACACCAACGAATTCATCCTACTCGTCATCAATGACAACGGACAGCACGGGCTCGATGAATAACAGCAATTCAATGAATAGCAATTCCTCAACAACCAACGGAACCTATTCAACGAACACCATGGCTACTGATGGTACCACAACCACTACATCAACCGAAACGTACTCAACTGACCGTCCGGCTCGTACCAAGGCAGGCGATTACAAAAACTTTGTGTTCGGTATCTATGCGGGCTTAAACAGCACCAAATTCAAAGGTGAAAGCGTTAATACCGGTGGCGATATTTCAGGACGGATAGGCTATCAGGCTGGTTTTTTCGTGCGCGGTGGTGGCCGGTTGTTTGGCCAAATTGGCGGTGAATATTTTGCGTCGAGCTCAAACTACTTTACAAGAGGAGACGGTCAGTCGGCAGCTAGTATTCAGGACCAGATCAACATTCAGTACGTTCAAATCCCTCTGTATATTGGCTACAAGTTACTACAATCGGATCGGGGATTATCTGCCATTCGGTTGCAGGCTGGCTTGGAGTATGCCAATCGTATCAGCTCCAGCAGCGGTAAGTTTAACCTGACTAATGCTGAGATTAAAAGTGGTACATTCAATGCATTGGCTCAGTTAGGATTTGATATTGGTCCACTGCTCATTGACCTGACTTACCACCATGGTCTCAGCGATTCTATTAAGAATCCAACTAACGGAAGCACGACAACAACGGGCTTTGCAGGTTCGCAACGACGGATTCTGAGCGCCAGTGTTGGTTTTAAATTCTAA